The genome window ATTTTTGTTGTTATTTATTTTCATTGTTAATATTAATATTAACTTTGTGTATATACTCAAAACAACTTACTGCCATGAAGAAATCAAAAATCACCATTGAACTGCTAAGAGAGCTTACCAAATTAGAGGTTACCGAGATTGGTTCATTTAACAGTCCATTAGAATTTATTGAAGCAACAGAGAAGCTGGAGCAAAAGGATGGTGACCCTCTACACATCAAGCTTTATTGCGAAAAATTTAAGGAGCTGGTAACAGACGGCGACCACGATACGCTTGAAGCTTTCTTAAAATACCGCCAATCTCTCCCTGTTCAATCAAAGAATGTTGAATTAAACTATCAGTATGATTATGCTGGCGATCACGTTGATGTAGGCCGATTCCTTATGGGAGACCCAGAGAATATGATTGAATATTCACATAATAGCCAAGTACGTTTTTGTGATGTTCGCATACGCCTTAGCCGCCCTAAGGTTGTTAGCATGGTACATATTTTTGCTTATTACTCAATGATCCTAGATATTCTGGATCAGCTCGAAAGTCAAAATATTAGATGCCGTATTCTTGCACGGGTAGACTTAATTACTCCTCACAAAAAAGGCAAACGGTTTGGCGTTGACATTCTCTTTAAAGACTATCAGGAGCCACTTAACCTAGGAGTTTTTGCCGCTGTGTTCCTAAATCAATATTTCTACGTTATGATAGCCTTTCAGGGCTTCTTACCTTCTTATACGAAGCTTTCAGGTAGTAACTTCTTTGGTGTTGATGGCTATACAGAGATAGCGAACGAACAAAACACCTGGGATAATAAGCTTTTATTTCCTTCGGTACGCCACTATGAAAGTCGGAGGTTTGACATACGCCTCTTCAAAACCGAAACGTTCCTCCCCGAAATCGGCTTACCTGAGCTTCTCCAGAATTAATTCCAGTACTGCCCCGGTATCGGTGCCGGGGCTTCCTCAACTCAAAACAATTTAACTACCCATGGAACAATCTCAAACTCCAAAAGTGAACACATGCCCTGAATTTCCCTTTTTCAACGCAAGCTATCCCGATGCAACCTGCATAAACGGATTCCTCTGGGATTTGGATAGCTACGAAGACGGCGGCCTGACGCAAGGCGGCGAAGACCCCTGCCCCTTCTGTAATACAGAGGAACACATAAAACATATGCTGGACCCCAAAGAGGGCTATACTAGAAAATATATCCTTAGCTCGATTGAAAAGCTAAAAGAGATTTATGGAGGAAAGTGATTTGTAAAATTACAAATATAAAAACGCCCTTTCTGGCTCAGAATCGGCATTTTCTAAATCTCATTTGTAAATCTACAAATCGTTTCCGACATGCTTGAAATGGCTAAAATCATTCGCGGATTAGCACCCAAATACGGGGTATACAATATATTTTCTGACTTCTGCGAACTAGGTGCCTGCGCTTACTCCAACGCTGTTGACCGGCACAACTACCAGCAACGGGAGGAGCGCTACCTCAACACAATTAAGAAGTATGATAGCCTCGAAGAACGAAAGCAGTTTCCGACGCTTTTGGGTATGCTTACAGAGGAATTAGAACGGGCGCCGCGCGATGTAATGGGGGAACTCTTTCACGAACTGGAAATCCACAACGAACATGCTGGCCAGTTCTTTACTCCCTACGATTTATGCCGGATGATTTCGGAAATGGCTTTTAATCCGGACGAAGTTATCCGCAAAATTGACGGCCAAGGCTTTATCACTTTACAGGAGCCCGCCGTCGGAGCTGGAGCAATGGTGATAGCCTTTGCCAATGTAATGCTGAGAAAAGGTATCAATTATCAGCAATGCCTGCATGTGTCCGCTATCGACATAGACAGGCGCTGCGTACACATGGCTTACCTGCAATTTACCTTACTGAACATTCCAGCGGTTGTTTATCTGGGCAATACCCTCACGATGGAAATTCACGAAGCCTGGTACACACCAGCTCACATTTTAGGCGGCTGGCACTACCGACTACGAGAAAACAGAACTCCAGCAGTTGCAGATCCACAACCTTTGGAACAACTGTCAGAAGTGAGCCAACGAATTGCCCTCCACCTAAGTAAACAAATGGATTTTTATTAAATCAATTGTTAATAATAGTATTAATAATCATTAAATAATCGTCACAAGATGGAAGAGAATAACCCCTACACGCATACGATAACAATTCCGTCTGGTACCTATGCCTGCGAAATCAATACGGATTGCGACAAGATTTATACAGACGAAAAGATCATGGATTGCTCTGAGCCTGTTGATAGCGTTCCAGGGGAATACCCCACAATTCGAGTTCTTTTTTACTCTACAACGTTCACCAACCTATTTGCAAAAGGCGATAGTTTTTGCCTTAATAAATTGTAAGACTGATAAATCAAACCTCCAAATTTTGACAAAATGAATAATCCACCTCTTTTTCTGATTGGCGAGATACTTCGCGCAAACTTCAACGACGCTATAGGAAAGTACCTTCTAATGTTTCGGGACGATGAGTCATGTGCAGCCCTTGAAGAGCATTGGGGGCTTATATACTGGCATTCCGAACATGAACTATACATCTACGATCCAGATGGTCTTGAGGACTCTATTACTGTGGAGATGCTTAAGGATGCAGTTTTTTTCCTCGAAACGCTGAATAAGCAACTAAAGGAAGAGATGAATAACAACCCAGTAAATTAATCCTCCGTTTGATTGACAAATAATCACTCTGTTAATATTACTACTAACTATGTATTATCACGAAGTAACCTATATTATCGGTGAGCAATTCCCGATCGCCAATATAAATCCTGGCAAGGAACAACTAATGCTTATCACCAATACGGAATTCCTGACACTGGCTTTCTTTTCCGAATCGATTGAACAGGATATGGCTTACTGGCCTTCAAATTCAATGGCAGTAGGTTTATATAGCAATGTTGAGCAGGTTCCTTTTTTACTCCTAACCTTTCCCGATCAGGATGCAGCATTCAGCCATAGTCTGAACGTATACCGAATGAGCGGAGACGACCGCGGCCCCTGGCTCCGTGACCATGACAAAAAAACAATCACGGTTGCTTTAATCAATGCTGAAACCGGAACCCTCCAAGCTATGCGACAGATTGAAGTTCACTGGGCGGGCATTCTTCGGAAAATCGTTCGGCAGCAGTTAATGACCTATAGCGGCTATGAGCAAGTAGAAGTAACAGTAATGCATATGTCCAATACCATTTCGCTTCTTGCGATGTTCGAAACGGCAAAGCGTTTGAACTGGCTGGATGTTCAGGTCCCAATGTTAAAAGCAGCAGAAGAACCGGAGCAGGAAACGAGCACCGAATAAAAACCTTAGTTAGATTTTTGAGTATAACCTGGACAACCTCGGCTGCTTTGCGGTCGGGGTTTCTTCTTATATTTAGAAGTGATTTTACAGAATGTTTCAGCACTGTTTCAGCAGCAGTAGCAGTACACCATGTAACTAGCTAATTTATAGAGGAGTAGAGGGATTGTCTGAATTCTTCTTCTAATTTCGCACTTTCACCCTAAGCGAATAGCCCCGAAAAGGTTCGTTTTCAGCTTGGTAGCTCTTTTTTAAATGACTTGGAATTATAGCCTGACCAGCACAGATTTTTTTATCATTGCCATTTTTTTTGTGCTGTATGCCCTTTACTTCTTCCGAATTTTTTGGTTAGCCCGTCAGTTACGCACAACCGCATGGGCCGTAATTCCTAAATTTTTTCTGCGCACCGGTGCACTAGCACTCCTTCTGGCGGCACTTCTGGGTCCTTCGTTTGGGGAAGCCCAGCGCGAATTGGTGGCCGAAGGGAAAGATATTTACCTGGCCGTCGACGTCTCAAAATCGATGGATGCTAATGACGTGGCTCCCTCCCGTCTCGAAAAAGTCAAATTTGAATTGAATAAATTGGTAAAAACCTTGTCGGGAAGCCGCTTTGGGTTACTGGTTTTTTCAACGGAAGCGTATGTCCATGCCCCCCTGACGTCCGATCAAACAGCACTGACCACGTTTATCGCTTCGCTTTCTACCCGACTTGTTCCTAAATCAGGGACAAATCTTTGCTCGGCCATTGATCTAGCCGTTCAGAAACTCTTGAAAGGTCCCAACGCCGACACGCAAACCAAAGTAATCGTTGTTCTTACCGATGGCGAAGATTTCGGTACCTGTGAGAGTCCAGAGTTGCGTCGATTACGTTCTTACGGGATCCCGCTGTATATTGTGGGCGTGGGCAATGAAGGCGGCAGCACAATTCCAGCGGGGAACGGGGTCATCCGGGATAAAGAAGGGAAGGTGGTTCGCACGCGCCTGAACCGGGATTATCTCCGCCAACTGGCGCAGGAAGCCCGGGGCTCTTACCTGGAAATTAACTCTTCTTCCGGCGATCTTACCGCCCTCGCTTCGGCCATCGAGCGCCTCGAAAATCGCCTGATTGATCAGCGGAAAATAACGGTAACCTCTAATAAATACTATTATTTTCTGGCAATAGCCCTGCTGTTCATCAGCGTTGATCTGATGGTCAGCGTTCGAACGTTTAAACTATAAGCGCTGTTTATTTTAGTATGACCTACTTGATTTTATCCATTTTACTCTGGATTTGGGACAATCGGTCTTTCGAACAAATATCACAGAAAAACGTAGCGCGGCAAAAAGCCCAAAGTGCTTACGAAAAAGGCCGTTTTCGCGAAGCTGTTGAGCAGTACGAGTTGTTGATCCGTTCGTCCATGTTTGTCGAGCCTTCAGCGCGCCTGGATTTGGCCCACGCTTATTACCAGCTAGAGCGTTATGAAGAAGCCAAACGCTATTACCAGCAGGTTGCCAAGGTTAAAAAACCGGAGTTATCGGCGGCGGCTCTCGTCCAGTTAGGCATTATTGCTTGCCAGCAGACTGATTCGGCAACGGCTTTGTCTTTTTTTCGGCAGGCCCTTAATGTTGAACCCCGCAATACGAAAGCACAGTTTGATTATGAATTGATTCGAAAATCTTTTTCGGGTAAAAAACCACCTCAAAAAAACAGCCGACAAAAACAGCCCATGAAGGCCAACGCCAGCTCCTCGGAAAAAGAACTGGCGGCAGGGCAACCCAACGGAGGCAATGAAGTAGAGAAAAACGATAGCAAAGCCCAGCTTTTACGCCGGCTACGCTCTTTAAATTTATCGGAAGAACAGGTTATCCAATTGCTTAATTCGTTGCAGGAAAATGAAGTTCAATACATCCAGCAACGCAAATCATCCAATCCATCAGCTGACTCCCGACGGGACTTTAAAAGCTGGTAGCTCAACAAAACCACAGAAAAGCGAGCATGAACGAAGTTGTTATCATATCGGCCGTCCGGACCCCTATTGGTAGTTTCGGCGGCGTTTTTGCCAATTTATCCGCCACTGAACTAGGCGCAAAAGCCATTGAAGCAGCCTTACAGCGTGCTAATATTCTGCCTGAACAGGTAGAGGAAGTAATTATGGGCAATGTTGTGTCGGCTAATCTGGGGCAGGCACCGGCTCGGCAGGCGGCTCTCAAGGCCGGTTTGCCGGTAAATGTCCGTTGTACAACCGTCAACAAGGTTTGTGCTTCGGGCACCAAAGCCATCATGATGGCTGCCCAAACCATTCAGCTTGGACAGGCCGATATTATTGTGGCGGGTGGCATGGAAAGCATGTCGAATGCTCCTTACTACATCCCAAAGGCTCGTTTTGGCTATAAATATGGCAATGGAGAGCTGATAGATGGACTGGCCAAAGATGGGTTGGTTGATCCGTATGACCAATGCGCAATGGGTGTTTTTGCGGATCAAACGGCCAAACGATACGGTATTAGCCGCGCAGAACAGGATTCTTATGCAATCCAATCGTATAAGCGTTCGGCAGAATCGACACAAAACGGTAAGTTTGCAGCCGAAATCGTCTCAGTGGAAGTGCCGGGTCGCAAAGGCAGCGTGACTATCTCGGAAGATGAAGAATACAAAAACGTCTTTTTCGACAAAATTCCGACTTTGAAAGCGGCTTTTACCCAAGACGGAACCGTTACTGCGGCCAACGCTTCGACCATCAATGATGGAGCTTCGGCTCTGGTGATTATGAGTTTGAAAAAAGCCGAGGAGCTGGGTTTGAAACCACTGGCCCGTATTTTGGGCTATGCCGACGCGGAACAGGAACCAGCCTGGTTTACAACCACGCCGGCTCTGGCGGTTCCCGCGGCGTTGAAACGGGCAGGTATCAAGCCCGACGCGGTTGATTTTTACGAGGTAAACGAAGCGTTTTCGGTTGTTCCACTGGTGTTCAGCCAATTGCTGGATGTACCGCAAGAAAAACTGAATGTTTTTGGCGGAGCCGTTTCGATGGGGCATCCCCTGGGCGCTTCGGGCGCACGCATTGTAACTACGCTAACCAACGTGTTACACCAAAATAAGGGCCGTATTGGTGCCGTTGGCATCTGCAATGGCGGCGGCGGTGCTTCAGCACTGGTGATTGAGAAAATGTAACGCTACATAAATGACAGCAATTCAAGAAACTAATTTTAAGTTCGACGGCCAGACCAGCTTTTACCGGGGTAAAGTACGGGATGTGTATTCGTTTGAAGACCGTCTGGTGATGGTTGCCACCGACCGGATTTCGGCCTTCGATGTCGTTTTGCCACGTCCAATTCCGTTCAAAGGCCAGGTGCTGAACCAAACGGCAGCCCATTTCCTGAAAGCCACCGCCGACTTGGTTCCCAACTGGCTGCTTGCCGTTCCTGATCCAAACGTGAGCGTTGGTCTGAAATGCCAGCCCTACGCCGTTGAAATGGTCGTTCGGGGCTATCTGGCGGGTCATGCGTGGCGGCAGTACAAGGCGGGCCACCGCACACTCTGCGGCGTTACGCTACCCGAAGGCCTGAAGGAAGCCGACAAGCTACCCCAGCCGATCATTACACCGACCACCAAGGCGCACGAAGGCCACGACGAGGATATTTCCCGCGAGGAAATCCTAAAGCAAGGCATTGTTGCCGAAGCGGAATACGTTCAGTTGGAGCAGTTTGCGCTGGCGTTGTTTCAGCGGGGCACCGAAATGGCAGCCGAACAGGGCTTAATTCTGGTAGATACGAAATACGAGTTTGGCAATCTGGATGGCCAGATCTACCTGATCGATGAAGTTCATACGCCTGACTCTTCCCGGTATTTTTACGCCGATGGCTACGAAGCCTCCCAGCAAGCCGGAACTGCCCAGAAGCAACTCTCCAAAGAGTTTGTCCGCGAATGGCTCATCGCCAATAATTTTCAAGGGAAAGAAGGGCAGACCGTTCCCGCCATGAGCGACGAATGGATCAGCCAGATTTCGGCCCGATATATTGAGTTATACGAAAAGGTGACAGGACAGTCATTTGTGCGTAGTGAGACTGAAAACAGCCTTACGCGTGTTGAAGAAAACATTCGACGTTCTCTTGCCGTTAGCTATTCTTAACGTAAACACTTGCCTGTTTTGACAGGAAAGTTAGTTTTGTAGCGACGAGCCTTAATACTATTTCTGTCTGGTATCGAATTAACTATATGAATTACACAGTTGAGAAAAACGAGCAGTACGCACTCATCAAGCTACAAGAAACATCGTTTGGGGGCGAAGTGCCCGCTGATTTTGAGACCTTGGCTCGTAGCCTGTTCCGCGAGGGATACAGCAACCTTATTGTCGACTTCAGCCCACTTGACGATGTAGATTCGGGTGGTGTTGGCGTTATTCGGAAAATTAATCGTCAATGCACCAACGAGTTAGGTTTACTTGTGTTGGTAACCGATAAGGATAGCACGGTTGATTTGCTGGATTCCTTCAAGATTCAGGATTTAACCATTCTGCCTACCATTGAAGAGGCCATTGACGCCGTTTTTATGAACGATCTTGAAAACGATTTCCGCAACGAAGAAGATGACAGCTATGATGGGTTTGAAGGCAGCACGACTTCCGAACCTTGATTTCTGGCACCTACGCTTTGTTTCTGATTCTAACCTGTAGCTGTTTAGCTAATGAATTTTAACCTGACGATACTGGGTAGTGGCTCGGCAACCCCCATGCTGGGCCGGCACCCTACCGCACACTTACTGGAAATTGATAGTGATTATTTCCTTGTGGACTGCGGGGAAGGAACCCAGTATCGACTCATGGAACATAAATTACGTCCTGGTCGGCTTCGCTATGTTTTTATCAGTCACCTGCACGGCGATCATTACTTCGGTCTGGTTGCACTGCTTTCCAGCCTTAATCTGGCGGGACGGCAGGAAGACCTTTACCTGTTTGGGCCGCGCGGACTGGTGGACATTCTGACGCTCCAATTTCGTTACTCCGACACGCGCCTGGGTTTTGCGCTGCATTTTCAGGAAACCGATCCGACCCAGCCAACGCTGTTGCTCGATTTGCCGCATCTGGCTGTCGAAAGCATTCCGCTGGAGCACCGCATCGACTGCACCGGCTATATTTTCCGCGAAAAGCCCCGAAAACGGAAACTGATCAAAGAAAAGCTACCGACCGACATGCCTATTGATTACCTGCGGCGCTTAAAAGATGGAGAGGATATCTCCGATGAGGCAGGAAATGTTCTGTATAGTCAGGCTGATTACACGCTTCCGGCGCCGCCGTCCCGGTCGTATGCCTTCTGCTCTGATACGCGCTATACAGAGAGTTTTCTGGACCAAATCGCGGGGGTCGAAGTTTTGTACCACGAAGCCACTTTTCTGGACGACCTCACGGAACGTGCCATCGAAGTGTTTCACTCGACCGCCCGGCAGGCGGCTACCATTGCGGCCAAAGCGGCGGCGGGTCGGCTCCTGATTGGCCACTTCTCGTCCCGCTACAAACAAACGGATGGTTTTCTGGCCGAAGCACGTAGCGTTTTCCCCGAAACTTACCTGGCCATTGAAGGGCAGACAATTGAGCTTTAGCCATTGGAAATATGAGGCAGAGTACCGAACTTAGTTCTTTTACTGCTGCCTCTAACCATGACTACTTCTACCATCTTTACGAACAGGCGATCGTCCCTTTATATCTTCCTGAGCGCGGTTTTCCTGACCAATGCCCTCATTGCTGAAATCATTGGCGTCAAGATTTTTTCGACCGAAACGCTGCTAGGTATTCGCCCCGCCCAACTGCATTTATTCGGTGATTTTGTGCTGGATTTCAACCTGACCGCCGGGGCGGTCATCTGGCCCTTTGTCTTTATCACCTCCGATATCATCAACGAATATTACGGTGTTCAGGGCGTGAAGCGCATTTCGTACGTCACTGCCGGGTTTATCGCTTATTCTTTTGTGATTATTTACATCGGAACAGCCCTGCCACCCGCCCAGTTCTGGCTGGATGTCAACGCCAAAGATGCTTCGGGCCAGGCCATTAACATCAACAATGCTTTCGGAATGATTTTCCGGCAGGGTTTGGGCATCATTATCGGCTCGATCACGGCGTTTCTGGTGGCGCAGTTACTGGATGCTACCATATTCGCTTCGTTAAAAAAGCTAACGGGCAATCGTAAAATCTGGCTTCGTGCCACGGGATCAACGCTGGTTTCGCAGCTCATCGACAGCTTTGTGGTGCTCACCATCGCCTTTTACATCTTCGGAAACTGGTCGTTTGCGCAGGTAATTGCCGTGGCCATTGTTAATTACATCTACAAATTTACCACGGCTATTCTGCTGACGCCCTTGCTGTATGTAGCGCATTACCTGATTGATCGTTACCTCGGGCCGGAGCGCGCCCGTGAGCTGGCCAACGAAGCGAGTATGCCCGTGACTATGTAATACTTCGCCGTAAGTTGTCGCAGATAACCGCCGTGGCAATGCCGACATTCAGCGATTCCGCGTCCCCGTAGCGCGGAATCGTTATTTTATGCGAGACAAACTGCTCGACGGCGGGACTGATTCCGTTGGACTCATTACCCATAACCACATAGCCCGAACGACTAAAATTCATCGTGTGCACATTTTCGCCGTCCAGAAAAGCGCCGTACACCGGACTTTTATCTAAACCAGCCAGATAATCAGGCAATTGGCAGAAATACCATTCTACCCGCGTGAATGACCCCTTGCTGGACGAAATTACCTTAGGATTGTACACATCCGCCGTTGTTTGTGAGCAAATAAGCTTTCGGATGCCGTACCAATCAGCAATACGAATGATCGTCCCCAGGTTGCCCGGATCGCGAATATCGTCCAGAATTAAAGCAAATTCGTCGGCCTCAGCGGTCAGAAAGCGATTTTCTTTCGTTTTAGCTACGGCCAGACAAGTGTCATTGGTGGCCAGCGTGCCTACTCGTTCCAGATCCGCCTGGCTGACCATTTCCAATCGAATGCGTTGTTTATCCAGTAACCGAACGTTTTCTTTGTAGAATGACTCGGTTGTTAGCACCAGATCGGTGTCGTAATTGGAGGCGATTAATTCGAGTACACTTTTGGCTCCTTCCACCAAAAAAGCACCGTGTTCCTGCCGGAATTTTTTCTGATGCAAGGACTGAATATACTTACTGAGCGATTTAGAAAGCATGAATAAACGATATGATTTACAACTTCGCCATACGTCAACAGGACGGTCCGCCGCGCGGTTGTTACTAATGGTTGGATTAACGTCGATCTTATCGGGTTGCCTGAATCGAATCAGCCTGAAGAACAACGAATATCTGCTGTATAATCAGTCTATTCGGGGCAACAAAGCCATTCCAAGTACCGATCTGGAAACGCTGATTCCCCAAAAACCAAATCGCCGCATCCTCCGATTACCCATTACATTTGGGCTTTGGTTTTACCAAATCGGCTCGAATAACTACAACCGGGATGCCGTCCAGCGCGAATTGGATGCTAAAATTAAGGAATATGAACAACAAAGCGAGCAGCTAGCCAATAACGAAAAAGCGCTGAATAAACTCACCAAGAAAAATACCCGCCAG of Tellurirhabdus bombi contains these proteins:
- a CDS encoding DUF7192 family protein, encoding MKKSKITIELLRELTKLEVTEIGSFNSPLEFIEATEKLEQKDGDPLHIKLYCEKFKELVTDGDHDTLEAFLKYRQSLPVQSKNVELNYQYDYAGDHVDVGRFLMGDPENMIEYSHNSQVRFCDVRIRLSRPKVVSMVHIFAYYSMILDILDQLESQNIRCRILARVDLITPHKKGKRFGVDILFKDYQEPLNLGVFAAVFLNQYFYVMIAFQGFLPSYTKLSGSNFFGVDGYTEIANEQNTWDNKLLFPSVRHYESRRFDIRLFKTETFLPEIGLPELLQN
- a CDS encoding N-6 DNA methylase, translating into MAKIIRGLAPKYGVYNIFSDFCELGACAYSNAVDRHNYQQREERYLNTIKKYDSLEERKQFPTLLGMLTEELERAPRDVMGELFHELEIHNEHAGQFFTPYDLCRMISEMAFNPDEVIRKIDGQGFITLQEPAVGAGAMVIAFANVMLRKGINYQQCLHVSAIDIDRRCVHMAYLQFTLLNIPAVVYLGNTLTMEIHEAWYTPAHILGGWHYRLRENRTPAVADPQPLEQLSEVSQRIALHLSKQMDFY
- a CDS encoding vWA domain-containing protein encodes the protein MTWNYSLTSTDFFIIAIFFVLYALYFFRIFWLARQLRTTAWAVIPKFFLRTGALALLLAALLGPSFGEAQRELVAEGKDIYLAVDVSKSMDANDVAPSRLEKVKFELNKLVKTLSGSRFGLLVFSTEAYVHAPLTSDQTALTTFIASLSTRLVPKSGTNLCSAIDLAVQKLLKGPNADTQTKVIVVLTDGEDFGTCESPELRRLRSYGIPLYIVGVGNEGGSTIPAGNGVIRDKEGKVVRTRLNRDYLRQLAQEARGSYLEINSSSGDLTALASAIERLENRLIDQRKITVTSNKYYYFLAIALLFISVDLMVSVRTFKL
- a CDS encoding tetratricopeptide repeat protein codes for the protein MTYLILSILLWIWDNRSFEQISQKNVARQKAQSAYEKGRFREAVEQYELLIRSSMFVEPSARLDLAHAYYQLERYEEAKRYYQQVAKVKKPELSAAALVQLGIIACQQTDSATALSFFRQALNVEPRNTKAQFDYELIRKSFSGKKPPQKNSRQKQPMKANASSSEKELAAGQPNGGNEVEKNDSKAQLLRRLRSLNLSEEQVIQLLNSLQENEVQYIQQRKSSNPSADSRRDFKSW
- a CDS encoding acetyl-CoA C-acyltransferase, which gives rise to MNEVVIISAVRTPIGSFGGVFANLSATELGAKAIEAALQRANILPEQVEEVIMGNVVSANLGQAPARQAALKAGLPVNVRCTTVNKVCASGTKAIMMAAQTIQLGQADIIVAGGMESMSNAPYYIPKARFGYKYGNGELIDGLAKDGLVDPYDQCAMGVFADQTAKRYGISRAEQDSYAIQSYKRSAESTQNGKFAAEIVSVEVPGRKGSVTISEDEEYKNVFFDKIPTLKAAFTQDGTVTAANASTINDGASALVIMSLKKAEELGLKPLARILGYADAEQEPAWFTTTPALAVPAALKRAGIKPDAVDFYEVNEAFSVVPLVFSQLLDVPQEKLNVFGGAVSMGHPLGASGARIVTTLTNVLHQNKGRIGAVGICNGGGGASALVIEKM
- a CDS encoding phosphoribosylaminoimidazolesuccinocarboxamide synthase; this translates as MTAIQETNFKFDGQTSFYRGKVRDVYSFEDRLVMVATDRISAFDVVLPRPIPFKGQVLNQTAAHFLKATADLVPNWLLAVPDPNVSVGLKCQPYAVEMVVRGYLAGHAWRQYKAGHRTLCGVTLPEGLKEADKLPQPIITPTTKAHEGHDEDISREEILKQGIVAEAEYVQLEQFALALFQRGTEMAAEQGLILVDTKYEFGNLDGQIYLIDEVHTPDSSRYFYADGYEASQQAGTAQKQLSKEFVREWLIANNFQGKEGQTVPAMSDEWISQISARYIELYEKVTGQSFVRSETENSLTRVEENIRRSLAVSYS
- a CDS encoding STAS domain-containing protein — protein: MNYTVEKNEQYALIKLQETSFGGEVPADFETLARSLFREGYSNLIVDFSPLDDVDSGGVGVIRKINRQCTNELGLLVLVTDKDSTVDLLDSFKIQDLTILPTIEEAIDAVFMNDLENDFRNEEDDSYDGFEGSTTSEP
- a CDS encoding ribonuclease Z gives rise to the protein MNFNLTILGSGSATPMLGRHPTAHLLEIDSDYFLVDCGEGTQYRLMEHKLRPGRLRYVFISHLHGDHYFGLVALLSSLNLAGRQEDLYLFGPRGLVDILTLQFRYSDTRLGFALHFQETDPTQPTLLLDLPHLAVESIPLEHRIDCTGYIFREKPRKRKLIKEKLPTDMPIDYLRRLKDGEDISDEAGNVLYSQADYTLPAPPSRSYAFCSDTRYTESFLDQIAGVEVLYHEATFLDDLTERAIEVFHSTARQAATIAAKAAAGRLLIGHFSSRYKQTDGFLAEARSVFPETYLAIEGQTIEL
- a CDS encoding queuosine precursor transporter — its product is MTTSTIFTNRRSSLYIFLSAVFLTNALIAEIIGVKIFSTETLLGIRPAQLHLFGDFVLDFNLTAGAVIWPFVFITSDIINEYYGVQGVKRISYVTAGFIAYSFVIIYIGTALPPAQFWLDVNAKDASGQAININNAFGMIFRQGLGIIIGSITAFLVAQLLDATIFASLKKLTGNRKIWLRATGSTLVSQLIDSFVVLTIAFYIFGNWSFAQVIAVAIVNYIYKFTTAILLTPLLYVAHYLIDRYLGPERARELANEASMPVTM
- a CDS encoding TrmH family RNA methyltransferase, which translates into the protein MLSKSLSKYIQSLHQKKFRQEHGAFLVEGAKSVLELIASNYDTDLVLTTESFYKENVRLLDKQRIRLEMVSQADLERVGTLATNDTCLAVAKTKENRFLTAEADEFALILDDIRDPGNLGTIIRIADWYGIRKLICSQTTADVYNPKVISSSKGSFTRVEWYFCQLPDYLAGLDKSPVYGAFLDGENVHTMNFSRSGYVVMGNESNGISPAVEQFVSHKITIPRYGDAESLNVGIATAVICDNLRRSIT